The sequence below is a genomic window from Chryseobacterium foetidum.
TAAAGTTCTGAGATTTCGTTTTTGAGTAAGCCTGTAAGTGATGGATGCAGAGGATTCAACAAAATAATCTTCAATATGGTTTCCTAAATTTTTCCAGACATTCAGCTGATAGGAAAGCCCAATTTCTGTTCGGCCTACGCACCTCGCAGAAGTATATACCTTCACTTTGTGGCTGTGACGGATTCTCACATCCACGCCTTCCAGCCTTTCAAAAAAAGCACAGTCTTCAAGATACTTCACTTCGGGAACTCCGCCTGATCGGGAATAGCAGTCTGTAGTAATCGCAAAACTTCCGTTAAAATGCTGGTGATGTCGCGGATTACAATCAAAACTTCCATTTATAATTTTTCCTTCGAGTTCGGCAATCAGCAAATGATATTTTTCGTCCCTGAAATGATGTAAAAGTGTAAATTCATCCAGTCCTGAAAGTTCCTCATCTGATAATAAAATTCTTCCTCCAACTGCTTCCGCACCATTTTCAATTTCATGAAGTGTTTGTGAAATCCAATCCGGAGCCACCATCGTGTCACCGTCTGTTGTTAGAATAATACCACCACCATTTTTTGAAAGTCTTAAAAACGCACACTCCATCAGTTTTCTCCTTACATAACCGATATTTGCCTGCCCTGGTAAAAGTTTCACTTCTTCTAAATAAATGTTGAGATGTGGATGTTTTTTTTGAAACTGTTGAATCAGATTCACCGAATTATCTGTACAGTTATTGGCTAAAACCAGAATTTCGAATTGTTGTAAATTGATGGGTTCACCGAAAATATCTATTTGATCAGCAAACGAGGCCAGTGTTTTTAAAATATATTTCTCTTCATCCTTCACCGGAATTACGATGCTCGACTTTACATTTGGTAAAATATCGGTTTCTGAAAAAAATGATTCGTCAGACTGTTTTATAGGATTTTTCATATATTACTTTATGGTTATCAGATATTCAACTTCAGATGAGACAAAATTT
It includes:
- a CDS encoding glycosyltransferase codes for the protein MKNPIKQSDESFFSETDILPNVKSSIVIPVKDEEKYILKTLASFADQIDIFGEPINLQQFEILVLANNCTDNSVNLIQQFQKKHPHLNIYLEEVKLLPGQANIGYVRRKLMECAFLRLSKNGGGIILTTDGDTMVAPDWISQTLHEIENGAEAVGGRILLSDEELSGLDEFTLLHHFRDEKYHLLIAELEGKIINGSFDCNPRHHQHFNGSFAITTDCYSRSGGVPEVKYLEDCAFFERLEGVDVRIRHSHKVKVYTSARCVGRTEIGLSYQLNVWKNLGNHIEDYFVESSASITYRLTQKRNLRTLWDLKSPTESDFQKSMKEIAPEIIVNSEIYRSFLQDHYFGEWYKKVMQLKRITGRNRFPPVQIDIAIKDLQTKVQEFSGCDLAQTSIL